One Verrucomicrobiota bacterium DNA window includes the following coding sequences:
- a CDS encoding carboxypeptidase-like regulatory domain-containing protein — MMKNYPSAFRLVVLVLFVLLNAHLSISGAELRGRVTDAATGASLSGALVSLDPNASVQDDEIQIRTDPFGFYDVLSLPAGTFQVTASHPGYTPETKEKVLADNDLMMEDFALVPLVPGQRLITIYGQVVDTKSSLELSGVPVRIRRFESENAVTHAESGVNVTDDEGMVEFNGLPTGWYDFRFNSTEGDNEMARPFWESMTIGRRLLNTTHTANARLMPIGQEVTFIIEGLNPADPGPPVGLKGVNVTLTGIRPDFKLPSGFDPMFDLLSDNVIPILPPRSGTVFLFGTVIDEHLEWDT, encoded by the coding sequence ATGATGAAAAATTACCCTTCTGCTTTTCGCTTAGTGGTTTTGGTTTTGTTCGTGTTACTTAATGCACACTTAAGTATTTCTGGAGCTGAATTGAGAGGCCGCGTAACAGACGCTGCAACCGGAGCCAGCTTGTCTGGAGCGTTGGTAAGCTTGGATCCTAATGCTTCGGTCCAGGATGACGAAATCCAAATACGCACCGATCCGTTTGGTTTTTACGACGTTTTAAGCCTTCCTGCCGGGACTTTTCAGGTAACCGCATCTCATCCAGGATATACGCCTGAAACGAAAGAAAAGGTTTTAGCTGATAACGACTTGATGATGGAAGACTTTGCATTGGTTCCTCTGGTGCCTGGACAAAGGCTGATTACCATTTACGGACAGGTGGTGGATACCAAGAGCTCTTTGGAGCTTTCCGGAGTGCCGGTTCGGATTCGGCGATTTGAATCGGAAAACGCAGTCACCCATGCGGAAAGTGGGGTTAACGTTACCGACGATGAAGGAATGGTGGAATTTAACGGGTTGCCAACGGGCTGGTATGACTTTCGCTTCAACAGCACTGAAGGTGACAACGAAATGGCCCGGCCTTTCTGGGAGAGTATGACAATCGGAAGGCGTCTGCTGAACACCACCCATACCGCCAATGCCCGCTTGATGCCGATCGGGCAGGAAGTGACTTTTATCATCGAAGGACTGAATCCGGCTGACCCAGGGCCTCCGGTTGGTTTGAAAGGCGTGAATGTCACTCTCACGGGAATTCGGCCCGACTTTAAGCTGCCGTCTGGTTTTGACCCTATGTTTGATCTGCTCAGCGACAACGTCATACCGATCCTGCCTCCCCGTTCCGGCACGGTATTTTTATTTGGCACGGTGATTGACGAGCATTTGGAATGGGATACCTAG
- a CDS encoding glutamine--tRNA ligase/YqeY domain fusion protein codes for MSEEEAITTNFIRDIIDEELAAGKHEKIVTRFPPEPNGYLHIGHSKAILTNYSIAQDYEGRFHLRFDDTNPSKEDMSYVEAIKKDLEWLGVEWGENLFFASDYYQQLYDWAVHLINEGKAYVDDLTLEEMKEYRGSLTEPGNNSPHRDRSVEENLELFLKMKAGDFPDGAKVLRAKIDMAHPNLTMRDPALYRILHYNHYRTGDDWCIYPMYDFAHGQGDAIEGITHSLCSLEFENHRPLYNWFLENLPVPSKPRQIEFSRLNLTYTVMSKRKLLRLVEDNHVSGWDDPRMPTLSGLRRRGYTSASIHEFAKRAGVTKQPQLIDISLLDFCLRQDLEVKAMRRMAVLDPLKVTITNFPEGEVEWYEGPNHPGDESFGTRKVPLTREIYIEGEDFMEEAPKKYFRLAPGSEVRLRYACYITAKEVIKDNAGNIVEILAEFDPESRGANTADGRKVKGTIHFVSATENVPFEVRLYDQLFSEEDPEAGGDFIKNLNPDSLKIITAYGEPELANAKLGDPIQFERKGYFTIDPDSTNKNIVFNRTVGLRDSWGKKQGK; via the coding sequence CCAATTATTCCATCGCGCAGGATTACGAAGGTAGATTTCACTTACGCTTCGACGATACCAATCCAAGCAAGGAGGATATGTCTTATGTGGAAGCGATAAAGAAGGACCTCGAGTGGTTGGGAGTAGAGTGGGGGGAGAACCTCTTTTTTGCCTCCGACTATTATCAGCAGCTTTATGATTGGGCCGTCCATCTCATAAACGAAGGCAAAGCCTATGTCGATGATCTGACACTTGAAGAAATGAAGGAGTATCGCGGTTCACTCACTGAGCCCGGTAACAATAGCCCTCACCGCGATCGTAGTGTGGAAGAGAACCTTGAGCTATTCCTTAAAATGAAAGCCGGCGATTTTCCTGATGGAGCGAAAGTTCTCCGGGCTAAGATCGATATGGCGCATCCGAATCTTACCATGCGCGATCCTGCTCTGTACAGAATCCTTCACTACAATCATTACCGGACTGGTGATGATTGGTGTATCTACCCCATGTACGACTTTGCTCATGGGCAGGGTGATGCCATCGAGGGAATTACTCATAGCCTGTGTTCGCTGGAGTTTGAAAACCACCGTCCTCTTTATAATTGGTTTTTGGAAAACCTACCCGTACCCAGCAAACCAAGACAAATAGAATTCTCACGCCTGAATTTAACGTATACCGTTATGAGTAAGCGGAAGTTACTTCGTTTGGTTGAAGACAATCATGTTTCCGGATGGGATGATCCTCGGATGCCAACTCTCAGTGGCCTGAGACGACGGGGTTACACTTCTGCATCGATTCACGAATTCGCCAAGCGAGCTGGAGTTACTAAACAACCTCAGTTGATTGATATTTCCCTTTTGGACTTTTGTTTGAGGCAGGATCTGGAAGTTAAAGCGATGAGGCGCATGGCAGTGTTGGATCCCCTAAAAGTAACCATCACGAATTTCCCGGAAGGAGAAGTTGAATGGTATGAAGGACCGAACCATCCAGGTGACGAATCATTCGGAACGCGCAAAGTTCCTTTGACTCGTGAGATCTATATCGAAGGGGAAGATTTCATGGAAGAAGCGCCGAAAAAGTATTTCCGGCTGGCACCAGGTTCTGAAGTACGCTTGCGCTATGCCTGTTATATCACTGCCAAGGAAGTCATCAAAGACAATGCAGGAAACATTGTTGAAATTCTTGCAGAGTTTGATCCTGAATCCAGAGGGGCAAACACCGCTGACGGTCGTAAAGTAAAAGGAACCATTCACTTTGTAAGTGCTACCGAAAATGTTCCCTTTGAAGTGCGACTTTACGATCAACTATTCAGTGAAGAAGATCCAGAAGCGGGGGGAGATTTTATTAAAAACTTAAATCCCGATTCTCTGAAAATTATCACCGCCTATGGAGAGCCCGAGCTTGCCAATGCAAAGCTCGGTGATCCGATTCAATTCGAGCGTAAAGGCTATTTCACTATCGATCCTGATTCGACAAACAAAAATATCGTATTCAATCGCACGGTTGGATTAAGAGACAGTTGGGGAAAGAAACAGGGGAAGTGA